In the genome of Aspergillus luchuensis IFO 4308 DNA, chromosome 2, nearly complete sequence, one region contains:
- a CDS encoding uncharacterized protein (COG:K;~EggNog:ENOG410Q2Q5;~InterPro:IPR036864;~go_function: GO:0000981 - DNA-binding transcription factor activity, RNA polymerase II-specific [Evidence IEA];~go_function: GO:0008270 - zinc ion binding [Evidence IEA];~go_process: GO:0006355 - regulation of transcription, DNA-templated [Evidence IEA]) — MAQPAESSVNYDLTRKSHMGGDCILKRFAQWFWSVWMIAGSGTHDALADPANHPKATNGASTKTNGCAGTARGGLSTTGECDTGLREQSSGNEHSYPCKACQTWGVVCDQQRPRCSHCLDQQILCFYVAPLPKPPKRSTKSRSRHVEIVNSSPRLLAS, encoded by the coding sequence ATGGCACAGCCGGCTGAAAGTTCGGTGAACTACGATCTCACCAGGAAAAGCCACATGGGGGGAGACTGCATTCTGAAGCGCTTTGCGCAATGGTTCTGGTCGGTGTGGATGATCGCCGGGTCTGGGACCCACGATGCCCTTGCGGATCCCGCGAATCACCCCAAAGCGACAAACGGTGCCTCCACAAAGACGAACGGATGTGCTGGCACAGCGAGAGGTGGTTTGTCTACCACTGGAGAATGCGACACAGGACTGCGGGAACAGTCCTCTGGAAACGAGCATAGTTATCCTTGCAAGGCATGCCAGACATGGGGTGTTGTTTGCGATCAGCAGAGACCGCGCTGCTCGCATTGCTTGGATCAGCAGATACTGTGCTTCTATGTGGCACCTTTGCCAAAACCACCGAAGCGGTCAACCAAGTCGCGTTCCCGCCACGTTGAGATCGTAAATTCCTCGCCCCGGCTGTTGGCGAGTTGA
- a CDS encoding uncharacterized protein (SECRETED:SignalP(1-27)) produces the protein MARGFSYNGARILSPFVLLSFFFCSDADSSSEVGNPLPRSSCPTISTYGKISSLAGRAGTLLLQYQSDLPPLAENSVSRQEWFKYSDSDHKRLFSLRQKGQSQI, from the exons ATGGCGCGGGGTTTTTCTTATAACGGTGCTCGGATCCTTTCTCCCTTCGTGTtattgtctttctttttttgttcaGACGCGGATTCTTCTTCAGAAGTTGGAAACCCGCTTCCGCGTTCTTCTTGCCCTACCATTTCAACCTATGGAAAGATTTCGTCGTTAGCAGGTCGCGCGGGTACGCTTCTCTTGCAGTACCAGAGCGATCTCCCTCCGCTTGCAGAGAACTCTGTTAGTCGACAGGAATGGTTCAAGTACAGCGACAGTGACCATAAACGTCTATTTTCTCTGCGCCAGAAAGGGCAGTCTCAG ATCTGA